In Maridesulfovibrio frigidus DSM 17176, a genomic segment contains:
- a CDS encoding EAL domain-containing protein, with translation MHNLLKKQLKKTLGTVEASFSKELSSFLELVEKTYSGLDASLLTPESPFIKILNFLPDPTFLVNKEGVIIAWNPAMEKMTGAPAETTIGKGDFEYIKIIHGKKSPGLIDLVRGSEDVGTLEYQSIRRHGKALAAEVKVENLGHRKNTHLWIQAAPITDDSGNTLGAIESIRDISARKQTENINLILYKISSALKSAPDEHSLFQTIHESLKEVIEAENFFVALYDELDETLSFPYYADEKDHISHDERICIADKRSLSAKVIQKQRPVLLLENDFERYNQEGLGIIGFSAKSWLGVPLIHNNKVIGVMTIQSYDSSNNYSTQDIDLMVAISDQIASTIQRRKAEVALRDSEQKFRSVFENATVAMFQFSTEGKLLIANPATARIMGYSSVQQMMREHPHSSDFFYNKQAWLKLMKELMTKGSVNGARIRISHKENLEKWTTVNARVTYADNGEPSSYTGTAFDSTPGIVAERNVIKHKSRFMQLFESSPQGIVLTDSEGNVIDTNKAFTRLFGYTTEQMEPCCENLCPSGEGKIKANLQRILAGATFQTEDLRKHKNGRLIPVSILGYPFEYNGEVSGTFIIYNNISHRKEFERRLSYQSLHDSLTGLPNRTLFLERLEQALTHSQKHPDHNFAVLMLDIDMFKRINDSLGHQAGDSLLIKIGERIKDCLRPIDTVARMGGDEYAVLIEDFRTPQQVIKIIRKIRNNIHNPIQVANKEVVISSSIGIVFKTAEYEHPEHILRDADISMYKAKEQGVNKFKVFNKAMQEKALQNLMIETEIRQGLPEDEFLPYFQPIYCLQTKRLAGFEALVRWNHPERGFITPGQIIPVAEETGLIVKLDRLMLLKACRAFSGWLETFPTSQDMFLTVNLSPRQLSKPDLAGAIIDILDETKFPPEMLKLEITESAIMERNAASTLNLKRIGDLGIKLAVDDFGTGYSSLAQLQRFPAATVKIDRSFISRMAEDNESLEIVRAVVALGHSLSMDVIAEGVETKEQLVLLNELGCDCVQGFYFDKPQPPEVAIDLLKMRSEGFCPPGLTSL, from the coding sequence ATGCACAACCTACTAAAAAAACAACTCAAAAAGACGCTTGGCACTGTAGAAGCCAGTTTCTCAAAAGAACTGAGTTCTTTTCTCGAGCTTGTTGAAAAAACATACTCGGGCCTTGATGCATCACTTCTAACACCTGAATCACCTTTTATAAAAATACTGAATTTCCTTCCCGACCCAACCTTCCTTGTAAACAAAGAAGGCGTAATCATTGCTTGGAATCCGGCAATGGAAAAAATGACAGGGGCTCCGGCAGAAACAACTATTGGAAAAGGCGATTTTGAATATATCAAAATTATCCACGGTAAGAAAAGCCCGGGACTGATAGACCTTGTCAGAGGATCCGAAGACGTTGGTACTTTAGAATACCAATCCATCCGCCGCCATGGCAAAGCGCTAGCCGCGGAAGTCAAGGTTGAAAACCTTGGTCACAGAAAAAACACACACCTTTGGATTCAAGCCGCGCCCATCACAGACGATTCTGGGAATACCTTAGGTGCCATCGAATCCATACGAGATATTTCCGCACGCAAGCAGACTGAGAACATTAACCTGATCCTCTATAAAATTTCTTCAGCTCTAAAATCTGCACCGGATGAACATTCCCTATTTCAGACTATTCACGAAAGCCTCAAAGAGGTCATTGAAGCAGAAAATTTCTTTGTAGCCCTGTATGATGAACTAGATGAAACCCTTTCATTTCCCTATTATGCAGATGAGAAAGACCACATATCCCACGACGAAAGAATCTGCATTGCAGATAAACGATCCTTAAGCGCCAAAGTAATTCAAAAACAAAGACCCGTCTTACTCCTCGAAAATGATTTTGAGCGCTATAACCAAGAAGGATTAGGCATAATAGGATTTTCAGCTAAGTCATGGTTGGGCGTTCCTCTGATACATAATAACAAAGTTATAGGTGTTATGACTATTCAGTCATACGACTCTTCCAATAATTACAGCACACAAGATATCGATTTAATGGTTGCAATTTCTGATCAGATTGCATCCACAATTCAGCGAAGAAAAGCTGAGGTAGCTCTTCGGGACAGTGAACAAAAATTTCGCTCAGTATTCGAAAATGCAACAGTCGCCATGTTTCAATTTTCAACTGAAGGTAAGTTGCTGATAGCAAACCCAGCAACAGCACGCATAATGGGTTATTCCTCCGTGCAACAAATGATGCGCGAGCATCCTCACTCATCGGACTTTTTCTACAACAAACAAGCTTGGCTAAAACTGATGAAAGAACTGATGACCAAAGGTTCTGTGAACGGAGCACGCATCCGCATCAGCCATAAAGAAAACCTCGAAAAGTGGACAACTGTAAATGCTCGCGTAACATATGCTGACAATGGAGAGCCAAGTTCCTACACAGGTACAGCCTTTGACTCGACTCCCGGCATAGTTGCTGAAAGAAATGTTATCAAACATAAATCGCGGTTCATGCAATTGTTCGAAAGCTCTCCGCAAGGAATTGTACTTACTGACTCCGAAGGCAATGTAATCGACACAAATAAGGCCTTCACCAGATTATTCGGATACACAACCGAACAGATGGAGCCATGCTGTGAAAACCTCTGCCCAAGCGGCGAAGGAAAAATTAAAGCCAATTTACAGCGAATTCTAGCGGGCGCAACGTTTCAAACCGAAGATTTAAGAAAGCACAAAAACGGCAGGCTTATCCCAGTCTCGATTCTAGGCTATCCTTTCGAATACAATGGTGAAGTTTCCGGAACATTCATCATCTATAATAATATTTCACATCGAAAAGAATTTGAACGCAGACTTTCATATCAGTCCCTGCACGATTCTTTGACAGGCCTTCCCAACCGGACACTTTTTCTTGAGCGGCTCGAGCAAGCCCTGACCCACTCTCAAAAACATCCTGACCACAACTTTGCGGTTCTGATGCTTGATATTGATATGTTTAAACGCATCAATGACAGCCTAGGTCATCAAGCTGGAGATTCTCTGCTCATAAAAATCGGCGAGCGCATCAAAGACTGTCTGCGCCCCATCGATACTGTCGCCCGCATGGGCGGAGATGAGTATGCAGTGCTCATCGAAGACTTCAGAACACCGCAACAGGTCATAAAGATCATCAGAAAAATCAGGAACAATATTCACAACCCAATTCAAGTTGCGAACAAAGAAGTTGTTATCAGCTCAAGTATTGGAATTGTTTTCAAAACCGCAGAATATGAACACCCCGAGCATATTCTACGTGATGCAGATATCAGCATGTACAAAGCAAAAGAACAGGGTGTGAATAAATTTAAAGTATTCAATAAGGCAATGCAGGAAAAAGCATTGCAAAATCTTATGATTGAAACTGAAATCAGACAAGGGCTGCCGGAAGATGAGTTCCTTCCATATTTCCAACCCATTTATTGCTTACAGACAAAACGCCTTGCAGGGTTTGAAGCACTAGTCCGATGGAATCACCCGGAAAGAGGTTTCATTACTCCCGGGCAGATTATTCCCGTTGCGGAAGAGACAGGACTTATCGTTAAGCTAGATAGGTTAATGTTACTAAAAGCTTGCCGTGCCTTTTCCGGATGGCTTGAAACTTTCCCCACATCACAGGATATGTTCCTGACCGTGAATCTATCCCCCCGCCAGCTTTCAAAGCCTGACTTGGCTGGCGCAATCATTGACATTTTGGACGAGACAAAATTTCCACCAGAAATGCTCAAACTGGAGATCACAGAGTCGGCAATCATGGAAAGGAATGCCGCATCGACATTGAACCTTAAGAGAATTGGCGATCTGGGCATTAAACTCGCGGTTGATGACTTCGGAACCGGTTACTCATCATTGGCGCAACTCCAGAGATTTCCAGCTGCAACTGTAAAAATTGACAGGTCTTTCATTAGCCGTATGGCAGAAGATAATGAATCTCTTGAAATAGTCCGGGCTGTGGTAGCTCTCGGACATAGCTTAAGTATGGATGTTATTGCTGAGGGAGTTGAAACCAAGGAGCAGCTAGTACTGCTTAATGAACTTGGATGCGACTGCGTTCAAGGATTCTACTTCGATAAGCCGCAACCTCCAGAAGTAGCAATAGACCTGCTTAAAATGAGGTCCGAAGGATTCTGTCCTCCTGGACTCACTTCGCTTTAA
- a CDS encoding LysR family transcriptional regulator — protein MSKTNLSNLDLNLLVILDTVFAERNLTIAGQKLFMSQSAVSHALSKLRDHFEDRLFIRRGNMMVPTPLCENIHHSLAPALKTILQSLEDRGDFSPETSKRTFCIGLSDYLCNLLLPQIIAKVRAEAPNINLRIVQATYEKRTAMLQDGKLDIFLGCSRDYGAGVLWEGLFFDREVCILRKDHPITGKVMTEEELAGAEFVALSLSESGLGFLEDFLCQKGFQRNIKVIVQQEAVIPSLVSGSDLIGTLAERLAQIYTKILPVRTIQLPLENTTFEVLQHWHTLNDNDPAHIWMRGVIREVSQSLPPAKP, from the coding sequence ATGAGCAAAACTAATCTGTCAAATCTCGATCTGAACCTATTGGTCATACTTGATACTGTTTTCGCCGAACGTAATCTTACGATTGCCGGTCAAAAACTTTTCATGAGCCAGTCTGCGGTCAGTCACGCTTTATCAAAGCTCCGTGATCATTTTGAAGACCGCCTTTTTATTCGTCGAGGCAATATGATGGTTCCCACTCCCCTGTGTGAAAACATCCACCACAGCCTGGCTCCGGCCTTAAAAACAATCCTTCAATCTCTTGAAGACAGAGGAGACTTTTCTCCAGAAACATCCAAGCGGACATTCTGTATCGGACTAAGTGACTATCTGTGCAACCTTCTGCTTCCTCAAATAATAGCCAAAGTCAGAGCAGAGGCACCCAATATAAATCTACGTATAGTTCAGGCCACGTACGAAAAGCGCACTGCCATGCTGCAAGACGGCAAACTGGATATATTTCTAGGCTGTTCCAGAGATTACGGAGCAGGAGTTTTGTGGGAAGGGCTGTTCTTTGACCGTGAAGTATGCATCCTCCGCAAAGATCACCCCATTACTGGAAAAGTGATGACGGAAGAAGAACTAGCCGGCGCAGAGTTTGTTGCCCTTTCTCTGTCAGAGTCCGGGTTAGGTTTTCTGGAGGATTTCCTCTGCCAAAAGGGTTTCCAGAGAAATATCAAGGTAATAGTCCAACAGGAAGCAGTTATTCCATCTCTTGTCAGCGGTTCGGACCTCATCGGCACATTAGCTGAAAGACTAGCCCAGATTTACACAAAGATTTTACCTGTCAGAACTATCCAGTTGCCCTTAGAAAACACTACTTTTGAGGTACTTCAGCACTGGCATACCTTAAATGACAATGACCCTGCTCACATATGGATGAGAGGTGTAATTCGAGAGGTCTCTCAATCATTACCTCCAGCGAAGCCGTAG
- a CDS encoding flavin reductase family protein — translation MEKINIGVQGFTMPMPQTILGCKHEGRNNFMALAWTSRVNYNPALIMISVGKKHFSNVAIKETGEFSVNIPSVDMVEVTDFVGLVSGRKLDKSNLFEVNKGELENAPIISSCPVGMECKVYDTVELPNDTLFIGEVVATWCREDVLTDDVPDIKKVNPFTLTMPDNRYWAVGECVGRAWHDGKKLK, via the coding sequence ATGGAAAAGATTAATATAGGTGTTCAAGGTTTTACTATGCCTATGCCTCAGACTATTCTGGGGTGCAAACATGAAGGCCGTAATAATTTTATGGCATTGGCATGGACTTCAAGGGTTAATTACAACCCTGCATTGATCATGATTTCTGTAGGTAAAAAGCATTTCTCAAATGTTGCTATAAAAGAGACTGGTGAATTTAGCGTAAATATTCCATCTGTTGATATGGTTGAAGTTACTGACTTTGTAGGCCTTGTTTCCGGCCGTAAATTGGATAAATCAAACTTGTTTGAAGTGAACAAGGGTGAGCTGGAAAACGCTCCGATTATCAGTAGCTGTCCTGTCGGAATGGAATGCAAGGTTTACGACACTGTCGAACTTCCTAATGACACTCTCTTTATTGGAGAAGTTGTTGCTACATGGTGCAGGGAGGACGTCTTGACTGACGATGTTCCAGATATAAAAAAGGTCAATCCTTTCACTCTTACAATGCCGGATAATCGTTATTGGGCTGTCGGGGAGTGTGTCGGTAGAGCATGGCATGATGGTAAAAAATTAAAATAA
- a CDS encoding phosphate acyltransferase, translating into MRITSLDEITEKVRQHGLKPKVAIAPCAEEFVIRSALAAFEEGIAEPIFIGNPEKTAAVAKERNLNIAGFDFYEENDDTLAVAKAVLLFKEKKAALIMKGLVSTSVVLKAILNKETGVPPKGIISHVTVFEAPDLDRLIVMTDAGVNIKPNLQRKADILRNALQVARKLGIEKPKAAILAATEKVNYPAMPATLDADILSKMSAEGAFGDAIVAGPLALDLALSPSAAALKGITNPVAGYADILCTPDIESGNILYKALTTIAGKTMASVVIGSDVPVVVPSRGDSDRSKFISIALACYLADY; encoded by the coding sequence ATGAGAATAACATCACTGGACGAAATCACAGAAAAAGTACGACAGCATGGTTTAAAACCCAAAGTGGCGATAGCTCCTTGCGCCGAAGAGTTTGTCATACGCTCCGCCCTTGCAGCTTTTGAAGAAGGCATTGCCGAACCTATTTTCATTGGTAATCCCGAAAAAACTGCAGCAGTAGCCAAAGAGCGCAACTTAAATATTGCTGGCTTTGATTTTTACGAAGAAAATGATGACACACTTGCTGTTGCCAAGGCTGTCCTTCTTTTCAAAGAAAAGAAAGCCGCCCTTATAATGAAAGGACTTGTGAGTACCAGTGTAGTACTAAAAGCAATACTCAACAAAGAGACTGGCGTTCCTCCCAAGGGAATAATCAGCCATGTAACAGTATTTGAAGCCCCCGACTTAGATAGGCTGATCGTAATGACCGATGCCGGGGTAAACATTAAGCCGAACCTCCAAAGAAAGGCCGACATACTGCGCAACGCTCTGCAAGTGGCTCGCAAGCTTGGGATAGAAAAACCCAAGGCAGCGATATTAGCTGCAACAGAAAAAGTTAATTATCCAGCAATGCCTGCAACACTTGACGCGGATATCCTCTCAAAAATGTCTGCGGAGGGAGCATTCGGCGACGCAATTGTAGCCGGCCCCCTGGCTCTTGACCTAGCGCTATCGCCATCAGCGGCTGCGCTTAAAGGCATAACTAACCCCGTTGCCGGCTATGCGGACATCCTTTGCACTCCTGACATTGAAAGTGGAAACATCCTGTATAAGGCCCTGACAACCATCGCGGGAAAAACTATGGCAAGTGTAGTGATAGGAAGTGATGTGCCGGTTGTTGTGCCATCCAGAGGGGACTCTGATAGATCTAAATTTATTTCCATAGCTCTAGCATGCTATTTAGCTGACTACTAA
- a CDS encoding bacteriohemerythrin: MTSKTKLTMSVLFVFLMAAALFASTQSPAASRGGAMLVWQISFLVLAILGTISAIASLSGVMKQLNQLGEYAKDVQKGALTAPLPETLSGEVLVAGNEINKTIMKLATESGKNKKDVSKLQKKSSETENELKESQKKVEDMKSVMEAITKSASNAQGISGKLFSGIEELSSQVNQVSEGMDIQRDRVTETATAMEEMNSTVLEVAQNASMAAQSSSQSKENAQMGADGVANAIKSFEQIKNTILNLKVTMGTLGEQADSIGQIMNVITDIADQTNLLALNAAIEAARAGEAGRGFAVVADEVRKLAEKTMDATKGVGESVAKIQANARENIKAVEYAAEEIVHSTESAAESGELMTAIVGIVDDTNSQVESIATASEEQSAASEEINMALSDVARVAQETSEGMSSSAHALTEIASIVEELDSIVQGISSGRLIDTSSGKIVEWSDDLSVDVRTIDEHHMVLFDLINELYRAMKSRKAGEVIGEISERLLEYTKYHFGYEEKIFDKHKYSETDAHKKLHRMFEGKIEEFKNDSYSGKVTASTDIIRFLKDWLIKHIMIVDHKYIEFMHEHGYH; encoded by the coding sequence ATGACGTCTAAAACCAAACTTACGATGTCCGTTCTTTTTGTATTTCTAATGGCCGCTGCACTGTTTGCTTCAACGCAGTCCCCCGCGGCCTCCAGAGGCGGCGCGATGCTCGTTTGGCAGATTTCATTTTTAGTCCTCGCTATTCTGGGTACAATTTCGGCTATTGCTTCCCTTTCAGGGGTTATGAAACAGCTGAACCAGCTTGGTGAGTATGCAAAAGATGTCCAAAAAGGCGCTCTGACAGCTCCACTTCCTGAAACTCTAAGCGGTGAAGTTCTGGTTGCAGGAAACGAAATTAATAAAACCATTATGAAGCTCGCGACAGAAAGTGGAAAAAACAAAAAAGATGTCAGCAAACTTCAAAAAAAATCAAGCGAAACTGAAAATGAACTGAAAGAGTCTCAGAAAAAAGTTGAAGACATGAAGTCTGTCATGGAGGCAATAACTAAATCTGCTTCCAATGCGCAGGGAATTTCAGGAAAACTTTTTTCCGGTATTGAAGAACTCAGTTCGCAGGTTAATCAGGTCAGCGAAGGAATGGACATCCAGAGAGACCGCGTTACTGAAACAGCAACAGCAATGGAAGAGATGAACAGCACTGTTCTTGAAGTTGCTCAGAACGCATCCATGGCAGCTCAAAGCTCCAGCCAATCAAAAGAAAATGCTCAAATGGGAGCAGATGGTGTTGCAAATGCCATCAAGTCTTTTGAGCAGATCAAAAACACTATCCTAAATTTAAAAGTCACCATGGGAACTCTTGGTGAACAAGCCGACAGCATCGGGCAGATCATGAATGTCATTACCGACATTGCCGACCAGACCAACTTGCTGGCTCTTAATGCCGCAATTGAAGCTGCCAGAGCCGGTGAAGCCGGACGTGGATTCGCAGTAGTTGCTGACGAAGTCCGCAAATTGGCAGAAAAAACCATGGATGCTACAAAAGGTGTCGGCGAATCAGTTGCTAAGATTCAAGCAAATGCCCGCGAAAACATCAAGGCCGTTGAATATGCGGCGGAAGAAATTGTTCACTCTACCGAATCCGCAGCTGAATCAGGAGAGCTGATGACTGCCATTGTCGGGATCGTTGACGATACAAACTCCCAAGTGGAATCTATTGCAACAGCAAGTGAAGAACAGTCTGCTGCATCTGAAGAGATCAACATGGCCCTCAGCGACGTTGCAAGGGTGGCACAGGAAACTTCTGAGGGAATGTCTAGCTCCGCACATGCCTTAACGGAAATTGCAAGCATAGTGGAAGAATTAGACTCAATCGTTCAAGGAATATCTTCAGGCCGCTTAATCGATACCAGCTCAGGTAAAATTGTTGAATGGTCAGACGATCTATCCGTTGATGTCAGAACAATTGATGAACACCACATGGTTCTTTTTGACCTAATCAATGAACTATATAGAGCGATGAAAAGCCGTAAAGCAGGAGAAGTTATCGGAGAAATATCCGAACGTCTTCTTGAGTACACAAAATACCATTTCGGATACGAAGAAAAGATATTCGACAAGCACAAGTATTCTGAAACAGATGCCCACAAGAAACTTCACCGCATGTTTGAAGGCAAGATTGAAGAATTTAAAAACGATTCATATTCAGGAAAGGTCACAGCTTCAACCGATATCATCAGATTCTTGAAAGACTGGTTGATCAAGCACATCATGATTGTGGATCACAAGTATATTGAGTTCATGCATGAGCATGGATACCATTAG
- the ilvN gene encoding acetolactate synthase small subunit: MKHTISALVKNRAGVLADSSAAFQKSGINITSISCGETENMEVSRMVICAEGSEEDMTTVTKELLEMDFVIQLDDLARKDFVDRELVLIKVAVNKDSMSQVMQIFEVFRADVIGMGQNTITAELSGDQERIDGLIKILEPLGIKSMCRTGMIALKRGDE, encoded by the coding sequence ATGAAACATACAATTTCTGCACTAGTTAAAAACCGCGCCGGCGTACTGGCGGATTCATCTGCAGCATTTCAAAAAAGTGGCATAAATATTACGTCCATATCCTGCGGTGAAACTGAAAACATGGAAGTCTCCCGCATGGTCATCTGTGCAGAAGGTAGCGAAGAAGACATGACCACAGTGACAAAAGAACTTCTGGAAATGGATTTTGTTATACAGCTTGACGATTTGGCGCGCAAAGATTTCGTAGACCGTGAGCTTGTCCTGATAAAGGTCGCGGTAAACAAAGATTCGATGTCTCAAGTAATGCAAATTTTTGAAGTATTCAGGGCAGACGTCATAGGCATGGGACAAAATACAATCACAGCGGAATTGAGTGGAGACCAGGAAAGAATTGACGGGCTTATTAAAATTTTAGAACCACTCGGAATTAAAAGTATGTGCCGCACAGGGATGATTGCCCTTAAACGAGGCGACGAATAA
- a CDS encoding substrate-binding periplasmic protein: MKIVLSLLAIFLLSLAGQSRASQELLLITDPFPPYNYEEDGKAYGIQYELVAATLKKMDRPFTIKFVPWKRALLKAKNKVSDALPGVLKTDERSQWLIFPEEPVMITKVVIFHRKEDNFQYKNLSSLTGKRVGTVKGYYYGEEFDQSTLFIRDEVSSLKQNFQKLIAGRIDLVVAFKPVGLYTLYKLNRSDKVSYNPTPVYQSGMYMAFTQKPGNEQLAAEFSRILKEIKKTPGYVKSLRKKYIPNE; encoded by the coding sequence ATGAAAATAGTACTCTCTCTCCTAGCCATTTTTCTCTTATCACTGGCGGGGCAATCCAGAGCATCTCAGGAGCTATTATTAATCACGGACCCTTTTCCTCCATATAACTATGAAGAGGACGGAAAAGCTTACGGAATACAATATGAGTTAGTCGCTGCAACTTTAAAGAAGATGGATAGACCTTTCACTATTAAATTTGTGCCCTGGAAAAGAGCTCTTCTTAAGGCAAAAAATAAAGTTTCAGATGCACTTCCAGGGGTTCTTAAGACTGACGAGAGAAGCCAATGGCTGATATTTCCTGAAGAACCGGTAATGATAACAAAAGTCGTTATTTTCCACCGCAAAGAAGATAATTTCCAATATAAAAACCTTTCATCTCTTACGGGTAAAAGAGTCGGAACAGTAAAAGGTTATTACTATGGAGAAGAGTTTGATCAAAGCACATTGTTTATTCGAGATGAAGTTAGCTCTCTTAAGCAGAACTTCCAGAAGCTTATAGCCGGACGCATTGATTTAGTTGTGGCTTTTAAACCTGTAGGACTTTACACTCTTTATAAATTAAATCGAAGCGACAAAGTTTCTTATAATCCAACTCCGGTTTATCAATCTGGAATGTATATGGCTTTCACGCAGAAACCAGGGAATGAGCAACTTGCAGCTGAATTCAGTCGTATACTTAAAGAAATCAAGAAAACCCCAGGCTATGTGAAGTCATTACGAAAAAAATATATCCCTAATGAGTAG